One part of the Coffea eugenioides isolate CCC68of chromosome 10, Ceug_1.0, whole genome shotgun sequence genome encodes these proteins:
- the LOC113749248 gene encoding 7-deoxyloganetin glucosyltransferase-like, which yields MAEAIKPHAVCIAYPHQSHIKATMNLAKLLHHRGFFITFVNTDFNHKRLLRSKGPSFLECLPDFRFETIPDGLSPSDSDSSQDASALCESIMHNFLAPFRNLLVKLNENPSTENPPVTCIVADGLMFFTFAAAEEFGIPVAAIFTLAACGVMGYYKFCSLFENGLAPLKDVRYLKNGYLENTSIQWIAEKSIRLKDLPSRLRTADPNDVLFHFLMESAQDASKASVVIIHTFDALEKEILEFLSSKYPLVHAIGPLSLLLNKIPKENPLNSLDCNMWKEEAECLQWLNRQKHSSVLYVNFGSVIALTPEQLGEFCWGIVNSKHPFLWIIRPDLVDGKSSALPDEILAETKDKGFLAGWCPQEKVLNHPSVGGFLTHSGWNSTIESLSSGVPMICWPVNADQQINCRYACSEWEVGLEIEQEVKRDEVERVVRELMDGEQGKTLRNKAKYWKKVAEEATSEYGSSSLSMDQLVKILSASRN from the exons ATGGCAGAGGCTATTAAGCCCCATGCAGTTTGTATAGCATATCCACATCAAAGCCACATCAAAGCCACAATGAATCTAGCAAAACTCCTCCACCACAGGGGCTTCTTCATTACTTTTGTTAACACAGATTTCAACCACAAACGGTTGCTCAGATCTAAAGGTCCAAGTTTTCTGGAGTGCTTGCCGGACTTCCGTTTCGAAACTATCCCAGATGGCCTGTCTCCTTCTGATTCAGATTCCAGCCAAGACGCTAGTGCCCTTTGTGAATCCATTATGCACAACTTTCTTGCTCCCTTCAGGAACCTCCTTGTGAAACTCAACGAGAATCCCTCCACTGAAAATCCTCCAGTGACTTGCATAGTCGCTGATGGTTTAATGTTTTTCACTTTTGCTGCAGCTGAAGAATTTGGCATTCCTGTTGCTGCTATCTTCACCCTGGCAGCTTGTGGAGTAATGGGCTATTACAAGTTTTGTTCTCTCTTTGAAAATGGTCTAGCACCACTGAAAG ATGTGCGCTACTTAAAAAATGGTTACTTGGAAAACACTAGCATACAATGGATTGCAGAAAAGAGTATTCGTCTGAAAGATCTTCCAAGCCGTCTCCGAACAGCAGATCCTAATGATGTCCTGTTTCACTTTCTGATGGAATCAGCTCAGGATGCTTCAAAAGCTTCGGTAGTAATTATCCACACTTTTGATGCCTTGGAGAAAGAGATATTAGAATTTCTATCTTCCAAGTATCCACTTGTTCATGCTATTGGACCCCTTAGCTTGCTCCTGAATAAGATTCCTAAAGAAAACCCCTTAAACTCTCTTGATTGTAACATGTGGAAAGAAGAAGCAGAGTGTCTTCAGTGGCTCAACCGCCAGAAGCATAGTTCTGTTCTTTATGTAAATTTTGGTAGTGTCATAGCCCTTACGCCAGAGCAGCTGGGAGAGTTCTGTTGGGGTATAGTTAATAGCAAACATCCATTCCTGTGGATTATAAGGCCTGATCTGGTTGATGGGAAATCATCAGCTTTGCCAGATGAAATTTTGGCAGAAACTAAAGATAAAGGCTTTCTAGCTGGCTGGTGCCCACAAGAGAAAGTGCTCAATCATCCTTCAGTAGGGGGATTTTTGACACACAGTGGCTGGAATTCGACAATTGAGAGCTTATCATCTGGAGTGCCAATGATCTGTTGGCCAGTTAATGCAGATCAACAGATTAACTGCAGGTATGCCTGCTCAGAGTGGGAAGTTGGCCTCGAAATAGAGCAAGAAGTTAAAAGGGATGAAGTCGAGAGAGTTGTAAGGGAGTTGATGGATGGTGAGCAAGGAAAAACACTGAGAAATAAGGCAAAATATTGGAAGAAAGTTGCAGAAGAAGCCACCAGTGAATATGGATCATCATCACTAAGCATGGATCAATTAGTAAAAATACTATCCGcatcaagaaattaa